Proteins from a genomic interval of Orbaceae bacterium lpD02:
- a CDS encoding glycyl-radical enzyme activating protein, translating into MDDSKDVLGVVFNIQRFSLHDGPGIRTLVFLKGCPLRCIWCANPEGLTLNNQVLLDKRKCIGCGDCIPCPNSAIYRSNKQYLTDPNLCNGCGQCVEVCKYQARKMSNNCMSALEVIKICEKDKFFFNNGGGGLTLSGGEPLSQHQFALAILKLAKQRNLNLAIETSALVKTSVFLSAISLCDHVFIDIKAINSNLHRQITGVSNQQILKNIRQMDEYLSEPEKEKVTLRIPLIPTCNAEVSIIKEIGEFITSLKGNYKTEILPFHNFGESKYEKLGLNYIFAGNGNMKEEEAIPYKELLSSMGVSVQINTH; encoded by the coding sequence GTGGACGATTCTAAGGATGTATTAGGTGTTGTTTTTAATATCCAACGGTTTTCTCTACATGATGGCCCTGGGATACGTACTCTTGTTTTTCTAAAAGGATGCCCGTTGCGTTGCATTTGGTGTGCGAATCCTGAAGGTTTAACGCTCAATAACCAAGTTTTACTCGATAAACGTAAATGTATCGGATGTGGCGATTGCATACCTTGTCCAAACAGTGCCATCTATAGATCGAACAAACAATACCTAACCGATCCTAATTTATGTAATGGTTGTGGTCAGTGTGTAGAAGTATGTAAATACCAAGCGCGAAAAATGAGTAATAACTGTATGAGCGCTTTAGAGGTGATAAAAATCTGTGAAAAAGATAAATTTTTTTTCAACAATGGCGGCGGTGGGTTAACACTTAGTGGCGGTGAGCCATTATCTCAGCATCAGTTTGCGTTAGCGATCCTAAAGCTTGCCAAACAACGCAATTTAAATTTGGCAATAGAGACCTCTGCACTTGTTAAAACATCTGTTTTTTTATCTGCGATCTCTCTTTGCGATCACGTTTTTATTGATATTAAAGCTATCAATAGCAATTTACACAGGCAAATAACAGGAGTGTCAAATCAACAAATTTTAAAAAATATTAGGCAAATGGATGAATACTTGAGTGAACCAGAAAAAGAAAAAGTGACCTTAAGAATACCATTGATACCAACATGTAATGCTGAGGTATCAATAATTAAAGAAATCGGCGAATTTATAACATCTTTAAAGGGAAATTATAAGACTGAGATTCTTCCTTTCCATAATTTTGGTGAATCTAAATATGAAAAACTAGGACTCAACTATATTTTTGCTGGCAATGGAAATATGAAAGAAGAAGAGGCTATTCCTTATAAAGAACTTCTCTCTAGTATGGGGGTATCGGTACAAATTAATACACATTAG
- the pcaF gene encoding 3-oxoadipyl-CoA thiolase gives MYQAYICEAVRTPIGRYGGGLSSIRTDDLASIPLKILRERCVKVDWDALDDVILGCTNQSGEDNRNVARMASLLAGLPTKAGGATVNRLCGSGMQAVGDAARLINVGMAELVMAGGVESMSRSPFVIAKSTSAFSRDITLHDSTIGWRFVNPKMVELYGIDGMPETAQNVANQFGISREAQDIFSLNSQHKVAKAQENGVLAQEICPVSIPQRKGEPITIDKDEHPRLTSLEALSKLKSITGPSGSITAGNSSGVNDGACALVIANEKMALKQGLTPRARIVGSLSVGVEPKIMGIGPVPATQKLLQKLNLTIDDMDVIELNEAFAAQGLACLHQLGITDNDERVNPNGGAIALGHPLGMSGARIVTTAMYQLQRTNGRYALCTMCIGVGQGIAMVLERI, from the coding sequence ATGTACCAAGCCTACATTTGTGAAGCAGTAAGAACCCCAATAGGTCGGTATGGTGGCGGATTATCTTCAATCCGTACCGATGATTTAGCATCAATTCCATTAAAAATATTAAGAGAACGTTGTGTAAAAGTTGATTGGGATGCACTTGATGATGTGATTTTGGGTTGTACAAATCAATCAGGAGAAGATAATCGTAATGTCGCCCGTATGGCAAGCTTACTCGCGGGCCTTCCTACTAAAGCGGGGGGTGCGACGGTTAATCGTCTTTGTGGTTCAGGAATGCAAGCCGTAGGAGATGCAGCTCGCTTAATTAATGTCGGTATGGCCGAACTGGTAATGGCTGGTGGCGTTGAAAGTATGTCGCGCTCGCCTTTTGTGATAGCCAAATCAACATCGGCATTTAGTCGCGATATCACGCTGCATGATTCAACTATCGGGTGGCGCTTTGTTAATCCCAAAATGGTCGAGCTTTACGGTATTGATGGTATGCCTGAAACAGCTCAAAACGTGGCTAATCAGTTTGGTATTTCACGTGAAGCTCAAGATATTTTTTCGCTAAATAGTCAACATAAAGTTGCTAAAGCGCAGGAAAATGGTGTTTTAGCTCAAGAGATTTGCCCCGTTTCTATTCCGCAAAGAAAAGGGGAACCGATCACCATAGACAAAGATGAGCATCCTCGGCTAACTTCTCTCGAGGCGCTATCAAAATTAAAAAGCATAACCGGCCCTAGTGGCTCTATTACTGCGGGTAATTCATCCGGTGTTAATGATGGCGCATGTGCATTAGTTATCGCAAATGAAAAAATGGCGTTGAAGCAAGGTTTAACGCCAAGAGCGCGTATTGTCGGTTCCCTTTCCGTTGGTGTTGAACCAAAAATTATGGGTATTGGTCCAGTCCCTGCCACCCAAAAACTATTACAAAAACTCAATTTAACGATTGATGATATGGATGTTATTGAGCTTAATGAGGCCTTTGCTGCACAAGGATTAGCATGCTTACATCAATTAGGGATTACAGATAATGATGAGCGAGTGAATCCTAACGGCGGCGCCATTGCATTAGGTCACCCTCTTGGCATGAGCGGTGCTCGCATTGTCACAACTGCGATGTATCAGTTACAGCGCACCAATGGCCGTTATGCGCTATGTACTATGTGTATCGGCGTTGGACAAGGTATCGCTATGGTTTTAGAACGGATTTAA
- a CDS encoding glycoside hydrolase family 38 C-terminal domain-containing protein, with protein sequence MKTKTIHIIPHSHWDKEWYFTSSRSKIYLMRHVQEVMQTLTDNPDFTHYLLDGQTSLITDYLKYYPEDKHKIKQLISDKRLIIGPWTTQTDQLVVCAESIVRNLYYGISDAQDLGYSMKIAYCPDVFGQAANMPQIYTQFELNGFLFWRGISDDRLKQSEFIWQGVDGSRILAHQLFFAYYYGLNIPKNRAILPDYINSVIVPLEKRTESGHIYFPNGGDQAPIQQNLPEVIALMNELDSGRKYKISNPDDFFSYLKDESFTLPVIKGEMIEGKNSRIHKSIYSTRADLKQANNRIENKITNLLEPILTISHVQDHLYPTKELEEIWKMMFENAAHDSIGGCNSDATNQDIKARYKLIEEMVDNLLDLHLREIAMSINQNERYAITVFNTLPYQRTTLLETDLYLPDGEFKIVDKNGNELNYHISSQIDHSDYLLNQFTYLTPHLYKQEMEETYIPNKAYLSHLKIEVKEVPALGYTQIYLIPDAQSNLNKALHFNEESEIENSFYTVSFDDKTSSFTVVDKTSNHVYAEQFVLIENGDDGDSYNYSPPRTDLIISSKESMQNRVIEIEKNDLYQKISCTFELKVPSCLENRAKGLCDAVLSLKQTVELRKDEKLVRVLVECNNTVSSHRLCVCCATAIYADYAIVDRLFGVEKVPFTHPNINNWQQEKWTEAPIAINPMQSFVALSDEHRTVALMTQGVREYEVIGSQFETIQLTLFRSFSWMGKENLIYRPNRASGEKILATPDAELKGLMTFEFAALYENDCFDNADIAKTAKEYLSPLQQYPLADFLNGRTIFKKNPLAKTQPTEFSLIDFKHCPVILSALKKAEKSDHLIYRIFNPFLTKKIPIDSLLNQKDEAVSLNESTRMERISILKPNQFQTFKR encoded by the coding sequence ATGAAAACTAAAACAATTCACATTATTCCTCATTCGCACTGGGATAAAGAATGGTATTTTACCTCTTCGCGTTCTAAAATTTATTTAATGAGACATGTTCAAGAAGTCATGCAAACGCTAACAGATAATCCCGATTTCACGCATTATCTGTTAGATGGACAGACATCTTTAATTACTGATTATCTAAAATACTATCCTGAAGATAAACATAAAATAAAACAACTCATTTCCGATAAACGTCTAATTATTGGCCCTTGGACAACACAAACAGACCAGCTGGTTGTTTGTGCCGAATCAATTGTTCGCAATCTTTATTATGGAATTAGTGATGCGCAAGATCTCGGTTATTCAATGAAAATTGCTTATTGCCCTGATGTATTTGGGCAAGCGGCTAATATGCCTCAAATTTACACACAGTTTGAACTGAATGGTTTCTTATTTTGGCGCGGTATCAGCGATGATCGACTTAAACAATCTGAATTCATTTGGCAAGGTGTTGATGGTTCGCGTATTTTAGCTCATCAACTCTTTTTTGCTTATTATTATGGCTTAAACATACCAAAAAATAGAGCTATTTTGCCCGATTATATCAACTCAGTGATTGTTCCATTAGAAAAAAGAACTGAAAGTGGCCATATTTATTTTCCTAATGGTGGCGACCAAGCGCCTATTCAACAAAATCTACCTGAAGTTATTGCGCTAATGAATGAGCTTGATTCGGGGCGAAAATATAAAATATCTAATCCAGATGATTTTTTTAGCTATCTAAAAGACGAATCATTCACTTTGCCAGTTATTAAAGGCGAAATGATTGAAGGCAAAAATAGCCGAATTCATAAATCGATTTACTCAACAAGGGCTGATTTAAAGCAAGCGAACAATCGTATTGAAAATAAAATCACCAATCTATTGGAGCCGATTCTTACCATCAGCCATGTACAAGATCATCTTTACCCAACAAAAGAGCTAGAAGAAATATGGAAAATGATGTTTGAAAATGCAGCCCACGATAGCATTGGCGGCTGCAACAGCGATGCAACCAATCAAGACATCAAAGCAAGATATAAATTGATAGAGGAAATGGTCGATAATTTACTTGATTTGCATCTTCGCGAAATTGCCATGTCGATAAATCAAAATGAGCGTTATGCCATTACGGTTTTTAATACTTTGCCTTACCAAAGAACGACGCTTTTAGAAACTGATTTATATCTGCCTGATGGTGAATTTAAGATTGTTGATAAAAATGGTAATGAATTAAATTACCATATTTCATCCCAAATTGATCATTCTGATTATTTACTCAATCAATTTACTTATTTAACGCCTCATCTGTACAAACAAGAAATGGAAGAGACTTATATCCCGAACAAAGCCTATTTATCTCATTTAAAAATTGAGGTTAAAGAGGTACCAGCACTCGGTTATACTCAGATTTACTTAATTCCAGATGCCCAAAGCAATCTAAATAAAGCGCTTCATTTTAATGAAGAATCAGAAATTGAAAATAGCTTTTATACGGTTTCATTTGACGATAAAACATCGAGTTTTACCGTTGTTGATAAAACCTCTAATCATGTTTACGCTGAGCAATTTGTGTTAATTGAAAATGGTGATGATGGTGATTCTTATAATTATAGTCCGCCAAGAACTGATTTAATCATTAGTAGCAAAGAATCGATGCAAAATAGAGTGATTGAAATAGAAAAAAATGATCTGTACCAAAAAATCAGTTGCACTTTTGAACTTAAGGTTCCTTCTTGTTTAGAAAATAGAGCGAAAGGGCTTTGTGATGCAGTTTTATCGCTTAAACAAACGGTTGAGCTGCGTAAAGATGAAAAGTTAGTTCGCGTTTTGGTTGAATGTAATAATACCGTTAGCTCTCATCGATTATGTGTTTGCTGTGCAACGGCAATCTATGCCGATTATGCCATTGTTGATCGGCTTTTTGGTGTAGAAAAAGTGCCTTTCACGCATCCAAATATAAACAACTGGCAGCAAGAAAAATGGACTGAAGCGCCGATTGCCATTAATCCTATGCAATCTTTTGTTGCCTTGAGCGATGAACATAGAACCGTCGCTTTAATGACACAAGGCGTTCGAGAATATGAAGTTATCGGATCGCAATTTGAAACTATTCAGTTAACATTATTTAGGAGCTTCTCTTGGATGGGGAAAGAAAATTTAATCTATCGTCCAAATAGAGCGAGTGGTGAAAAAATATTAGCGACACCAGATGCTGAGTTGAAAGGCTTAATGACTTTTGAGTTTGCCGCTCTTTATGAAAATGATTGTTTTGATAATGCTGATATTGCAAAAACGGCTAAAGAGTATTTATCGCCATTACAACAATATCCATTAGCCGATTTTTTAAATGGCAGAACTATTTTTAAGAAAAATCCGCTTGCCAAAACTCAGCCAACAGAATTTTCGTTAATCGATTTTAAACATTGCCCTGTGATACTGAGCGCACTGAAAAAAGCAGAAAAATCTGATCATCTGATTTATCGGATTTTCAATCCGTTTCTAACCAAAAAAATTCCAATTGATTCTCTTTTAAATCAAAAAGATGAAGCGGTTAGTTTAAATGAATCAACCAGAATGGAGAGGATATCTATTTTAAAACCAAATCAATTTCAGACTTTTAAACGCTAA
- a CDS encoding PTS fructose transporter subunit IIC: MSSKQKSSAMKDLMNGVSHMIPFVVVGGLFIAIAAAIGGENLPGGLEIPLDSIWQKISDIGVIGFGLMIPIFAGYIAYAIAGRAALAPAMISAQVANSPEILGTEAGTGFLGAIVVGFLAGYLVKWMNTWKIPKDLRAVMPTVVIPILGTAIICGLLILVLGQPISWLMTNLNGLLETLSHHSSISILLGVILGAMLGIDMGGPINKVAYLFGVASITTGNPMIMGVVAAVIGVPPLALGISTFYLKKYSPDEKSAGTPAILMGMLGITEGAIPFAAANPKVVIPSIVCGSAVTGALAMLFKVTIVIPNGGPVAGILGASNNVALYLLAILLGIIAVNLFLILFSAYFKRGKTQNEN, from the coding sequence ATGAGTTCAAAGCAAAAATCAAGTGCGATGAAAGACTTAATGAATGGCGTTTCACATATGATCCCATTTGTTGTGGTTGGTGGGCTTTTTATTGCAATTGCAGCCGCTATTGGTGGTGAAAACTTACCCGGTGGGTTAGAAATACCGTTAGATTCTATTTGGCAAAAAATATCAGATATCGGTGTGATTGGCTTTGGTTTAATGATCCCTATTTTTGCCGGTTATATTGCTTATGCTATTGCCGGCAGAGCAGCATTAGCACCAGCAATGATTAGTGCACAAGTTGCCAATTCCCCAGAAATTTTAGGCACAGAGGCGGGTACCGGATTTCTAGGTGCCATTGTCGTTGGCTTCTTAGCTGGGTATTTAGTTAAATGGATGAATACTTGGAAAATACCAAAAGATCTAAGAGCCGTTATGCCAACCGTTGTGATTCCTATTTTAGGAACCGCGATTATTTGTGGTCTGCTTATTCTGGTTTTAGGGCAACCCATTTCTTGGTTAATGACTAATTTAAACGGATTACTCGAAACGCTTTCTCATCATAGCTCTATTAGTATTCTTCTAGGGGTGATTCTTGGCGCTATGCTTGGTATCGATATGGGGGGGCCAATTAATAAAGTCGCTTATTTATTTGGTGTTGCTTCTATCACAACGGGCAATCCGATGATTATGGGCGTTGTTGCTGCTGTCATTGGTGTTCCCCCTCTAGCTTTAGGAATATCGACCTTCTATCTAAAAAAATATTCTCCTGACGAAAAATCAGCAGGGACTCCCGCTATTTTAATGGGCATGCTAGGGATTACCGAGGGAGCAATTCCCTTCGCTGCTGCAAATCCTAAAGTTGTTATCCCAAGCATTGTTTGTGGATCGGCTGTAACTGGCGCGTTAGCAATGTTATTTAAAGTGACGATTGTTATTCCAAATGGCGGACCTGTGGCGGGGATCTTAGGTGCCAGCAATAATGTCGCGCTGTATTTACTTGCTATTCTGCTTGGTATCATTGCAGTTAATCTATTTTTGATTCTCTTTAGTGCTTATTTCAAGAGAGGAAAAACACAAAATGAAAACTAA
- a CDS encoding PTS sugar transporter subunit IIA encodes MAHSILPTELVFLDVATVNKQKNDVLQLIAKEIAAKTNLSAAQINQGLLAREALSTTGFGSGFAIPHTKSNINEGIVAFFRFTDEVEWQSLDEKPVKNAITLIMPEKDNDNMHLKMIAKLARLLVHDDFIDELNQCQSKQSVSDLLALKLKDM; translated from the coding sequence ATGGCACACTCTATTTTGCCTACCGAACTTGTTTTTTTAGATGTCGCTACAGTCAATAAACAAAAAAATGATGTTTTACAGCTTATTGCTAAGGAAATTGCCGCTAAAACCAATTTATCAGCTGCTCAAATCAATCAAGGTTTGCTAGCGAGAGAAGCATTATCCACAACTGGTTTTGGTTCTGGTTTTGCCATCCCTCATACCAAATCTAATATTAATGAAGGCATTGTTGCTTTTTTTAGATTCACGGATGAGGTTGAGTGGCAATCATTAGATGAAAAACCAGTTAAAAATGCCATTACGCTCATTATGCCAGAAAAAGATAACGACAATATGCATTTAAAAATGATCGCTAAATTAGCGAGATTGTTAGTTCATGATGATTTTATTGATGAGTTAAATCAATGCCAATCTAAACAATCCGTGAGCGATTTGTTAGCTTTAAAACTGAAGGATATGTAA
- a CDS encoding PTS sugar transporter subunit IIA produces MLKRQIELMLLLMENKPVTLDDCCLYLQISKPTLKADIISLNTLLQEYHVQIIYLEQFISFSDLESARHLILLLDSLQKLTIFDKVNLLLILEKQPISLQKLADRLYISRSKAILVVNKINKDNIKSSHLGYEFHGDICLKRNAFINILLPYFKSLHFVDKFNFFCKQHFNLYQYVTENEVIQAKLVAESIKNKVTQYKEEVFTRLFLSLIHYQITHKDNSFTELYTLFSKQYFNQIALDEQSDENKRLIDDLLIHIDDLLSTSFQEDDKLKKNLLQHIDFSWQEYEKSEVVSMDLWTIKTQFPLSYEAAVISNQYLQNIKNISFKGDELIYLSLHYQNSLENQKSKESKIKALILTPYGLAAGQLIQTQLSHTLNQVQIIAILSQSELLNQLHLIEEVDLVFSLSQIELALTKPVIVLPLALEDENIKEINQFIYAQKSDAKLAKIIENATIIHNKFFQDVPNILTYLNQVLESKSCVTSNYLPSLIDREAISSTSIKGIAVPHGKNSYVKKNHLIILNLPEPILWGNEQVDWIFLLAITEHSMFEFPQLFNHFYRNTAKRNFYLNLQKLSKHSISPLQIRQLFSLSNYLGEL; encoded by the coding sequence ATGTTAAAAAGACAAATAGAATTAATGCTTTTGTTAATGGAAAATAAACCTGTTACCTTAGATGATTGCTGTCTTTATTTACAAATATCAAAACCAACGTTAAAAGCAGATATTATTTCTCTAAATACGCTTTTGCAGGAATATCATGTTCAGATTATTTATTTAGAACAGTTTATTTCGTTCTCTGATTTAGAGTCCGCCAGACATCTTATTTTGCTACTTGATTCATTACAAAAATTGACTATTTTTGATAAAGTTAACTTGTTATTAATTCTAGAAAAACAGCCAATTTCACTACAAAAATTAGCTGATCGCCTTTATATTAGCCGCAGTAAAGCCATTTTAGTCGTCAATAAAATTAATAAAGATAACATAAAATCTAGCCATTTAGGTTATGAGTTTCATGGTGATATTTGTTTAAAAAGAAATGCTTTTATTAATATTTTATTACCTTATTTTAAAAGTCTGCACTTTGTTGATAAATTTAATTTTTTTTGTAAACAGCATTTTAATTTATATCAATATGTAACAGAAAATGAAGTCATTCAAGCTAAGTTAGTCGCTGAAAGCATTAAAAATAAAGTGACACAATATAAAGAAGAAGTTTTTACTCGCCTATTTTTAAGTTTAATTCATTATCAAATAACCCATAAAGATAACTCTTTTACCGAGCTTTATACGTTATTTTCAAAACAATACTTTAACCAAATAGCTTTAGACGAGCAATCGGACGAAAATAAAAGGCTCATAGATGATCTTTTAATCCATATTGATGATCTATTAAGCACCTCTTTTCAAGAGGATGACAAGCTTAAAAAAAATTTGCTTCAGCATATTGATTTTTCTTGGCAAGAATATGAAAAAAGTGAAGTGGTCTCCATGGATCTGTGGACGATTAAAACTCAATTTCCGCTAAGCTATGAAGCCGCCGTTATCTCAAATCAATATTTACAAAATATTAAAAATATTTCTTTTAAAGGTGATGAGTTGATCTATTTATCGCTTCATTATCAAAATTCATTAGAAAATCAAAAAAGCAAAGAGAGTAAAATAAAAGCGTTGATTTTAACACCTTATGGCCTAGCTGCAGGACAATTAATTCAAACCCAGTTATCTCACACCTTAAATCAGGTGCAAATAATAGCGATCCTTTCTCAATCTGAATTATTAAACCAACTTCATCTTATTGAAGAGGTTGATCTGGTCTTTTCTCTCTCTCAAATTGAACTCGCGCTGACAAAGCCGGTTATTGTCTTACCGCTTGCTTTAGAAGATGAAAATATAAAAGAAATTAACCAATTTATTTATGCACAGAAAAGTGACGCCAAACTCGCTAAAATTATTGAGAATGCGACGATTATACACAATAAATTTTTTCAAGATGTCCCAAATATTTTGACGTATTTAAATCAAGTTTTAGAAAGTAAGTCTTGCGTGACATCGAATTATTTACCCAGTTTAATTGACCGTGAAGCGATTTCATCTACCTCGATTAAAGGTATAGCGGTGCCACATGGTAAAAATAGTTATGTCAAAAAAAATCACTTAATTATTTTAAATTTACCAGAACCTATTTTATGGGGCAATGAACAAGTCGATTGGATTTTTCTCTTAGCCATTACCGAGCATAGTATGTTTGAATTTCCTCAGCTTTTTAACCATTTTTACCGAAATACCGCTAAACGAAATTTTTATTTAAACCTGCAAAAGCTATCCAAACACTCTATTTCGCCTTTACAAATTCGTCAGTTATTCAGTCTTTCAAATTATTTAGGAGAGTTATAA
- a CDS encoding SEFIR domain-containing protein, producing MSNPQSIKTFISYSWSSPEHEQWVLKLAEQLCENGVDVQLDKWGLKEGHDKFAFMEKMVTDSEITKVIIISDRVYAEKADDRSGGVGTETQIITPELYGKIEQNKFVIVVKEKNENNEAYVPAYYQSKIYIDLSDDEEYSKNYEQLLRWIYDRPVYQKPTIGKPPAFLFDDNIISIGTKTYYSRCVDSIRNGKSNALGCFDEYCKVFLENLENFRIKYSDISDGQKFDDIFFHNMNSLIVARNEILEIFSFILNYSPTSDFINKIHAFFEKIQIYNFAPAGVSSYHKADFENYQEISYQIFVYTVSLFIQYERFQQLSDFLSRRYVIEDRSYGKKRYRSFVCFNEGEQLTLTCRNQRLALNKVSLRATYLHEDWKHSTLSLDVFTQAEFVLYLISKIKFTDDVYYGWTPFSIIYHSKHDALNIFIKAESKIYLDKLSCLFTLEQLNVLVKAKDKIDFGNFNLHYVSQLINAGKLGSID from the coding sequence ATGTCGAATCCTCAATCTATTAAAACTTTTATTTCTTATAGTTGGTCTTCTCCTGAACATGAACAATGGGTTTTAAAGCTAGCTGAGCAGCTATGTGAAAATGGTGTTGATGTTCAACTAGATAAATGGGGGTTAAAGGAGGGGCACGATAAATTTGCTTTTATGGAAAAAATGGTTACTGATTCCGAAATAACCAAAGTAATTATTATTAGTGATCGAGTATACGCAGAAAAAGCTGATGATAGAAGTGGGGGCGTTGGTACTGAAACTCAAATAATTACACCTGAACTATATGGTAAAATTGAACAGAATAAGTTTGTGATTGTTGTTAAAGAAAAAAATGAAAATAATGAGGCTTATGTTCCAGCATATTACCAGTCAAAAATTTATATCGATTTGTCTGATGATGAGGAATATTCTAAAAACTATGAGCAGCTGCTGCGTTGGATTTATGACAGACCCGTTTATCAAAAACCGACGATAGGTAAACCTCCGGCTTTTTTGTTTGATGATAATATTATTTCAATAGGCACAAAAACATATTACTCTCGTTGTGTGGATTCCATTCGAAATGGAAAATCTAATGCATTAGGGTGTTTTGATGAATATTGCAAAGTATTTCTTGAGAATTTGGAGAACTTCAGAATTAAATATTCTGATATATCAGATGGGCAAAAGTTTGACGATATTTTTTTTCATAATATGAATTCATTAATTGTGGCAAGAAATGAAATTCTTGAGATATTTTCATTTATACTCAATTATTCACCAACTTCTGATTTTATTAACAAAATACATGCTTTTTTTGAAAAAATTCAAATATATAATTTCGCACCAGCTGGTGTAAGCAGTTATCATAAAGCTGATTTTGAAAATTATCAGGAAATTAGTTACCAAATTTTTGTTTATACTGTTTCTCTTTTCATTCAATATGAACGTTTCCAACAACTAAGTGATTTTTTATCAAGAAGATATGTGATCGAAGATCGTTCATATGGAAAGAAAAGATATAGAAGTTTTGTTTGTTTTAATGAAGGTGAACAACTGACTTTAACTTGTAGAAATCAAAGACTAGCTCTTAATAAAGTATCCCTGAGAGCTACATATTTACATGAAGATTGGAAGCACTCAACTCTTAGTCTCGACGTTTTTACGCAAGCAGAATTTGTATTGTATCTAATTAGTAAAATAAAATTTACTGATGATGTATACTATGGTTGGACTCCCTTTAGCATTATTTACCATTCTAAGCATGACGCTCTAAATATTTTTATAAAGGCAGAATCTAAAATTTATTTAGATAAGCTATCGTGTCTCTTTACACTTGAGCAATTGAATGTATTAGTAAAAGCAAAAGATAAAATAGATTTTGGGAATTTTAATCTACACTATGTAAGTCAATTGATTAATGCTGGAAAATTAGGAAGTATTGATTAA
- a CDS encoding FxsA family protein encodes MRWLFLILFFLYIYIEISVFVAVANSIGVLLALICIIATSVLGLSLVKSQGLKNLVIMQQKMAANENPTNELIKSVSLLLAGLLLSIPGFFTDILGALLLLSPVQRFLVKRIVPKINIKTYQSNSHNNRNSNEIIEGEFTHKNDE; translated from the coding sequence ATGCGTTGGTTATTTTTGATACTGTTCTTTTTATATATTTATATTGAAATTAGCGTTTTTGTTGCGGTTGCAAATTCGATTGGCGTATTATTGGCGCTAATTTGTATCATCGCTACATCAGTGCTTGGTTTATCATTAGTGAAATCACAAGGCTTAAAAAATCTAGTCATCATGCAGCAGAAAATGGCAGCTAATGAAAACCCAACTAATGAGTTAATCAAGAGTGTTTCACTATTACTAGCTGGGCTACTATTATCTATTCCTGGTTTTTTCACTGACATTTTAGGCGCGCTTTTATTGCTCTCACCCGTTCAACGTTTTTTGGTTAAACGCATTGTACCTAAAATAAATATCAAAACGTACCAATCCAATTCACACAATAACCGTAATAGTAATGAAATTATTGAGGGAGAATTTACGCATAAAAATGATGAATAA
- a CDS encoding co-chaperone GroES: MKIRPLHDRVIIKRKESESKSAGGIVLTGSAAGKSTRGEVLAVGNGRILENGQVQPLDVKVGDIVIFNEGYGVKTEKIDNEDVLILSESDILAIVQA, from the coding sequence ATGAAAATTCGTCCATTGCATGATCGTGTAATTATAAAACGTAAAGAAAGTGAATCAAAATCAGCTGGTGGGATCGTATTAACGGGATCTGCAGCGGGTAAGTCTACTCGTGGTGAAGTTTTAGCTGTTGGTAATGGCCGTATTTTAGAAAACGGTCAAGTACAGCCATTAGATGTTAAAGTTGGCGATATTGTTATTTTCAACGAAGGTTATGGTGTTAAAACTGAAAAAATTGATAATGAAGATGTTTTGATCCTTTCTGAAAGTGATATTTTAGCAATTGTTCAGGCGTAA